The proteins below come from a single Salinivibrio kushneri genomic window:
- a CDS encoding DUF3080 domain-containing protein: MRRLQTAILVISLVGLAGCQSDDPAKDMMADYYQRLGNVLDAPTPDFTSPELPALPRKRDLVQPLDELRMGVLDAYELRQCGLFNLIAERNSSLGKVADRFRQLDYELHFIETAEQCLPQVKDPSIHAELEKALALKRQQRDKVIWNTLIDSEAWRAQLNLPAFTLPIELPAHSNAVNTIEQFSQLIPSTQAPTEPVTAWQESIEKQPILGDLFVSLSYHTAWLNQTSELIANHQQTVRCGGNFDTTRLKRLQTVFYKFYVGDVQPYLARVDGLYRDLAPALSRLATLNTPDAFNDYKNAYWKGDAYQAYKAAIKHHANVWQQLFQRCEVKLGQ; this comes from the coding sequence ATGCGCCGATTACAAACCGCAATACTCGTGATATCGTTAGTAGGATTAGCTGGATGCCAATCAGACGATCCAGCCAAAGATATGATGGCCGACTATTACCAACGACTTGGCAATGTGTTGGATGCGCCAACCCCCGATTTCACCTCCCCTGAGCTACCGGCATTGCCACGTAAACGCGATCTGGTTCAGCCGCTTGATGAACTGCGAATGGGTGTGCTCGATGCCTATGAGCTTCGCCAGTGTGGCCTATTCAACCTTATTGCGGAACGTAATTCATCCTTGGGTAAAGTCGCCGACCGCTTTCGACAGCTCGACTATGAGCTCCATTTTATCGAGACTGCTGAGCAATGTTTACCGCAGGTAAAGGATCCGAGCATTCACGCTGAGCTGGAAAAGGCGCTAGCGCTCAAACGTCAGCAGCGCGATAAAGTTATTTGGAATACCTTGATTGATAGTGAGGCTTGGCGCGCGCAGCTCAACTTACCGGCGTTTACGCTTCCCATCGAGCTTCCAGCACACAGCAATGCGGTCAACACCATCGAGCAATTTAGCCAATTAATACCTTCAACCCAAGCGCCTACCGAGCCTGTTACGGCCTGGCAAGAAAGCATCGAAAAGCAGCCAATTTTAGGCGATTTGTTTGTGAGCTTGAGTTATCACACCGCGTGGCTGAACCAAACCAGTGAACTGATTGCCAACCATCAACAGACAGTGCGTTGCGGCGGTAACTTTGATACCACCCGTTTAAAACGCCTGCAGACTGTCTTTTATAAGTTTTACGTGGGTGATGTGCAGCCGTACCTTGCTCGTGTAGATGGGCTTTATCGCGATCTTGCCCCGGCTCTTTCGCGACTTGCGACATTAAACACGCCTGACGCATTTAACGATTACAAAAACGCCTACTGGAAGGGAGACGCTTATCAGGCATACAAAGCGGCGATTAAGCATCATGCCAATGTCTGGCAGCAATTGTTCCAACGTTGCGAGGTCAAACTCGGGCAATAA
- a CDS encoding MATE family efflux transporter — protein sequence MQQYHDEARAIIRLSVPVFIAQIAQTSMGFVDTVMAGGYSATDMAAVAVASSIWMPAILFGIGLLMAMVPVIAQLNGAGKENQIPFQFQQGVHMALLLSVPIGLILYKAGFIIDLMDVEAALTVKTIGYLHAVIWAVPAFLLFQAIRNLCEGMSLTVPAMVIGFIGLAANVPLNWMFVYGKLGAPELGGVGCGVATALVYWLMAGLMAVYVMISKKLSGLRLFATLYSPIIKEQIRLFKLGFPVAASLFFEVTLFAAIAILIAPLGPITVAAHQVAINFSTMIFMLPMSLGVAVSIRVGHLLGKRTTEGAANSAKIGIWLGVSTAVVTALLTVWLRDPIIALYSDNPDVATLASSLMLLAAVYQITDAIQVVAAGALRGYKDMRAIFQRTLVAYWGLGLPLGYVLGMTDWLVPAMGAHGFWIGIIIGLSSAAVLLGLRLRWMRQQSPEFQLAMAER from the coding sequence GTGCAGCAATACCATGATGAAGCAAGAGCCATTATTCGGCTCAGCGTGCCTGTTTTTATTGCCCAAATAGCTCAAACCTCCATGGGGTTTGTCGATACCGTGATGGCTGGTGGCTACAGTGCCACCGATATGGCTGCCGTGGCGGTTGCCTCAAGCATATGGATGCCCGCCATTTTATTTGGCATCGGTTTGTTAATGGCGATGGTTCCTGTTATTGCCCAGCTCAACGGGGCTGGCAAAGAAAACCAGATCCCCTTTCAATTTCAGCAGGGGGTACATATGGCACTGCTTTTAAGCGTGCCGATTGGGCTCATCTTATATAAAGCCGGTTTTATTATTGATTTAATGGATGTCGAAGCGGCGCTCACGGTAAAAACCATTGGTTACTTGCATGCGGTGATTTGGGCAGTGCCAGCCTTTTTGCTTTTTCAGGCGATTCGCAACCTGTGCGAAGGGATGTCTTTAACCGTCCCGGCAATGGTAATAGGCTTTATCGGCCTAGCCGCCAACGTGCCGCTTAACTGGATGTTCGTCTACGGTAAGCTAGGGGCACCGGAACTAGGCGGCGTCGGATGTGGTGTCGCCACGGCGCTGGTGTACTGGCTAATGGCAGGACTGATGGCCGTGTATGTCATGATCAGCAAAAAGCTCAGTGGCCTACGCCTATTCGCCACACTTTATTCGCCGATCATCAAAGAGCAGATTCGCTTGTTTAAACTCGGCTTCCCCGTGGCGGCGTCACTGTTCTTCGAGGTGACACTGTTTGCGGCCATTGCTATTTTAATCGCTCCACTTGGGCCGATCACCGTGGCCGCTCACCAAGTGGCGATCAACTTCTCCACCATGATCTTTATGTTGCCGATGAGCCTTGGCGTGGCGGTCAGCATTCGTGTCGGCCACCTATTGGGCAAACGCACCACCGAAGGGGCAGCCAATTCCGCCAAAATCGGTATTTGGCTGGGTGTCAGCACGGCCGTGGTAACCGCCTTACTCACCGTCTGGCTGCGCGACCCAATTATCGCCCTGTATTCTGATAATCCCGACGTCGCCACACTGGCATCATCATTGATGTTATTGGCAGCTGTCTATCAGATCACCGATGCGATTCAAGTAGTTGCTGCTGGTGCACTACGAGGCTACAAAGACATGCGCGCGATTTTCCAACGCACCCTGGTCGCCTATTGGGGGCTAGGTTTACCGCTCGGTTATGTGCTCGGCATGACAGACTGGCTAGTACCAGCCATGGGCGCGCACGGTTTTTGGATCGGTATTATTATCGGTCTATCCAGTGCCGCGGTATTGTTGGGCCTACGCTTACGCTGGATGCGTCAGCAATCTCCCGAGTTCCAACTGGCCATGGCTGAACGGTAG
- a CDS encoding CPXCG motif-containing cysteine-rich protein: MDDITDRIVNCPHCGHRFDITLDLSGGNQEFYEDCPNCCNAIHYDMQIDESHKTINLFIDADDEQIF; this comes from the coding sequence ATGGATGATATTACTGACCGGATCGTAAATTGCCCGCACTGTGGTCATCGCTTTGATATCACATTGGATTTAAGTGGCGGCAACCAAGAGTTTTATGAAGATTGTCCAAACTGTTGCAATGCCATTCATTACGATATGCAGATTGATGAATCACACAAAACCATTAACCTGTTTATTGATGCGGATGATGAGCAAATCTTCTAA
- the hxpB gene encoding hexitol phosphatase HxpB → MLSAAIFDMDGLLVDSEPFWQRAQIDVLSELGVSISLQDTRDTTGVRIDEIVKYYARTQPWQGPSNADVQARIVDRVVELVKDEKPMMPGVKEALAICHQAGLKVGLASSSPLTLIHPTLDALGLSEQFAIVESAGALKHGKPHPEVYLNAANALGVEPEHCVAFEDSFTGLLAAKAASMKTIVVPAAHEWEDPRFVIADQKLASLRAFSADNLESL, encoded by the coding sequence ATGTTATCTGCCGCGATATTTGATATGGACGGCCTGTTGGTTGACTCAGAGCCGTTTTGGCAACGTGCACAAATTGACGTGTTGAGCGAGCTGGGTGTTTCCATCAGTTTGCAAGACACGCGTGACACCACAGGCGTTCGAATTGACGAGATAGTCAAATACTACGCACGCACTCAGCCTTGGCAGGGTCCCTCCAATGCCGATGTACAAGCACGGATCGTCGACCGTGTGGTGGAGTTAGTGAAAGACGAGAAGCCGATGATGCCAGGCGTTAAAGAAGCGTTAGCGATTTGCCATCAAGCTGGACTAAAAGTGGGCTTAGCATCGTCATCGCCCCTTACACTTATTCATCCAACCCTCGATGCATTAGGACTCAGTGAGCAATTTGCCATTGTCGAGTCAGCGGGCGCGCTTAAACACGGCAAGCCTCATCCAGAAGTTTATCTTAACGCCGCCAACGCCTTGGGTGTGGAGCCCGAGCATTGTGTCGCCTTTGAAGATTCATTTACCGGTCTACTTGCCGCCAAAGCGGCCTCGATGAAAACCATCGTTGTGCCTGCAGCCCATGAGTGGGAAGACCCCCGTTTTGTGATTGCCGACCAAAAGCTGGCGAGCCTTCGCGCATTTAGCGCAGATAATCTCGAATCGCTCTAG
- a CDS encoding fructosamine kinase family protein codes for MWHALSVHLSEQLGIDFEITEKHALSGGDIHNAYCIGDGGDQRFFVKVNERALLPAFEAEAEGLRQLAMSGHILVPQVYFVGPVKDSAVLVLNYLPIKPIDDTQAYLLGQHLARHHRWGEQAEYGFDDDNFIGTTEQRNCWHRKWCRFFAEQRIGWQLQLAAERSLHFGDIDTIIENVKTQLVGHTPKPSLLHGDLWSGNMGLSVNGPVVFDPACYWGDREADIAMTELFGGFPQSFYNGYQAEWPLDEGYQNRKDIYNLYHVLNHVNLFGGPYLTQAEQLLTKLTLTV; via the coding sequence ATGTGGCATGCCCTGTCTGTACACCTATCCGAACAACTCGGGATTGATTTTGAGATCACCGAAAAACACGCGCTCAGCGGTGGCGACATCCATAATGCCTATTGCATTGGCGATGGCGGTGATCAACGTTTTTTCGTCAAGGTGAACGAGCGCGCCCTACTCCCCGCCTTTGAAGCCGAAGCAGAAGGGTTGCGTCAACTCGCGATGAGCGGCCATATTCTTGTGCCTCAGGTGTATTTTGTCGGCCCCGTGAAAGACAGTGCTGTCTTGGTGCTCAACTACCTGCCCATCAAACCGATAGATGACACGCAGGCTTATTTGTTGGGGCAACACTTAGCGCGTCATCATCGCTGGGGGGAGCAAGCAGAGTACGGCTTCGATGACGATAATTTCATCGGCACCACGGAGCAGAGAAACTGTTGGCACCGCAAGTGGTGTCGTTTTTTTGCTGAACAACGTATTGGGTGGCAACTGCAATTGGCGGCTGAGCGCTCGCTGCATTTTGGCGACATCGATACCATTATCGAGAATGTCAAAACCCAACTTGTTGGCCATACCCCAAAGCCTTCCTTGCTTCACGGGGATCTTTGGTCGGGCAACATGGGGCTGTCGGTCAATGGCCCTGTGGTGTTTGACCCTGCCTGTTATTGGGGCGACCGTGAAGCCGATATTGCCATGACAGAGCTCTTTGGTGGTTTTCCGCAAAGCTTCTATAACGGCTATCAAGCCGAGTGGCCGTTAGATGAGGGTTATCAAAATCGAAAAGACATTTACAACCTTTATCATGTGCTTAACCACGTCAACTTATTCGGCGGCCCATACCTCACACAAGCAGAACAATTGCTGACAAAACTCACACTGACGGTGTAG